In the genome of Paenibacillus sp. GP183, the window TTACGCTATTGTTAAACAAAAGCAAATGGATTCAGCCGTTCTATCCGTTGTTCGCTCCAGATTTTCACCCGAGCAGCATGGCGTTATTAACTGGATTGCAATCGGAAAAAAAGCATAAAATCACGAACGAATCAACAGGAAAACATGCAGGCAGCTGCATGTTTTTTTCTTCCGCTTGGTTATATAACCATTTATGGTTTTTGTCCAAAACCTGTATGGGAATGAAGCATATCATTAAGAAGTAGGTGGATTTACCGTACCACCATTTTCCAGGAAAGAGGGGTATGGCTTGTGAAGGGTGTTGTTCTGGCTGCTGGTTTAGGAACTCGATTGCTGCCTTTAACCCAAATCATTAATAAGCAAATGCTTCCAATCGGTCAGTATCCGATGATTTATTATTCGATTAAAAAGCTTGCAGATAATGGTATACGTGACATTCTGCTCATTATTGGCGGACAATGCCTCGGCATGTTTTTGGATTACTTGGGAAGCGGGGAGAAGTGGAATGTCCGTTTGACTTATAAAATTCAAGAGCAGCCTTTGGGCATTGCGCATGCGCTGGCGTTTGCTGAAGGCTTCGTTCTTCCTGGGGAAAAATTCGTTGTTTTGCTTGGTGATAACTTGTTTGCTGATCCCTTACAGCCCTTCATGAAGTACTTTGAGCAGCGAGAAGGGGCCATGGTACTACTTAAAGAGGTTGATGATCCTTGCAGGTATGGCGTTCCTTTCATTGAGGATGACAGCATAGTAGCCATAGTCGAAAAACCGGATACACCCTTTTCAAATTATGCAGTCACCGGGATTTATTTTTATGACTCATCCGTCTTTGATAAAATCCGTATCTTGCAAAAGTCGGCTCGCGGCGAAATGGAAATTACCGATGTGAATAATATTTATGCCAAACAAGGGATGCTGAGGTTTCAACAACTTAAAGGATGGTGGATTGATGCTGGAACGCATGAATCGCTTGTTGAAGCGGCGCATTTGATTCGGGAGGAGAATCCATAATGTTAGGGAGTGATTTCAATGAAGATATTGGTGACAGGGGCTGGAGGGCAGCTCGGGTATGATTTGATAAGAGTGTTGTCCCGTCATTATGAAGTGGTGGCGGCATCGCGTGAAGAATTGGATGTAACAGATGCTGGAGCGGTAACAAATACATTGAGACATGTGCTGCCCGAGATTGTGATTCATGCAGCAGCCTATACATCTGTTGACCTTGCAGAAGATGAAGTGGATCAAGCTTACCAGGTTAACGCCATAGGAACCTGGAATGTCGCAACAGAAGCTCATGCCATTGGAGCCAAATTGGTTTATATCAGTACGGATTATGTATTCGACGGAATGAAAGACGGTCTTTATGACGAACTGGATAAACCCAATCCTTTGAATGTATATGGCAATTCCAAGCTGCTTGGGGAAAAGTTTGCAGCCATGCTTTGCTCCCGATTATTCATCGTTCGCACCTCTTGGCTATACAGCGCAAAAGGAAGGAATTTCGTGACCAAGGTTATGGACATGTCGAAAAATCTGGCGCAAATCAGCATGGTGACGGATCAAATCGGCTCTCCCACATATGGCTTGGATTTAGCCCATTTTATCTGTGAGCTAATAGGCTCTGAAAAGTATGGGATTTATCATGCTTCCAATCAAGGCTGCTGCTCCCGATATGATTTTGCTCAGGAAATTTTGAAATATATGGAATCCAAGCCTGCATCCATTATCCCGATTCGAGCAGAATCTCTGAAGCATGCTGCACCCAGACCGACAAATTCCGCATTATCTCATCAAGCCATCCGATTGAATGGGTTGACTCCGCTACGTGATTGGCGGCAGGCATTGCGGCATTATTTGCTGCACGAGGATGAAGTGGACTTGCCGAAATTGGTGACATAGATGAAGAAAAGCAGGCTTGAGGTATCAGCAGACGGGGCAAAGAAAGGCTTCCGACTCGGTTGGGAGCATGGATACCAGTTGGGCTGCTCTAAGGGCATTCTGGAACTGCTTCCGCCTGCACATGTGACGGTAAATGAGATCAGAGTGTTGTTTATCCCCCAAGGATTTGAAGCTATTGATCAGGGAGTGATTCTTGGCTTGCAGCAAACGGCCGGTGAGTTTTTTGTCGTTGGCGCCGAGGATATGGTGCAGAGGGCAATGGAGCTTAAGCCAGACCTCGTGCTTGTGCTTAACGGCCTGCATGTATTTCCGGCTGAACACCTCGACCATGTGGATCAAGTCAAGGCCATGGGTATCAAAACAGCGATCTGGTTTGCGGATGATCCCTATTTTACAGACCTGACAGCCGCTTATGCTTCCCGGTACGATTTTATATTTACCCATGAACGAAGCTGTGTGTCCTTGTATCAAGAGCTCGGCTGTCGACGCGTTTATTACCTTCCTCTTGCTGTCAATCCTCTTATTTACCATCCCATGCAGGTAGATTCCAGCTATCGAACCGATATCTGTTTCATCGGCAATGCCTTTCCCAACCGGATTGAGCTGTTTGATCAGCTGGCTCATTATTTGGCAGACAAAAAAGTCATGATCGCAGGATCACAGTGGGATCAGCTTGCTCATTACCCCATGCTGAAGAACAGCATCAGGCTGGAATGGATTCCGATAGAGGAAACAGTTAAGTACTATAACGGTGCAAAGATCGTCATCAATCTGCACAGATCAGCAAGTGAATCAGGGTACAGCCGGAACACCAGGAACATTCCCGCACGCTCGATCAATCCCAGGACGTATGAGATATCAGCTTGCGGAGCCTTTCAATTAACCGACTTACGGGAGGATTTGACCGAACTGTATACGCCGGGATTCGATATAGTGAGCTATCAATCAGCAGATGAGCTAATCGGGCAAATGGACTACTACCTGCGCCATGAAAAGAAACGAAGGCGAATTGCTTTGCGGGGTTTGAAACAGACTCACAGCAACCATACTTTTGGGGCTCGCCTAAGTCTATTGCTTCAGGAGGTACAACAATGGCATTGAAGCTGGATAAAGATTCTCTTCCCGAGAAAGAGAAAAGAAGGCAGGAGAGAGGCTATAGATTAGGCTTTGAGGAGGGTTATCGTGTAGGTGCCTGCAATGCGATTGTGAAACGAGCACTGCCTTTCCAGCCTTCTCAAACATGGAACCGGCGCATCCTGTATGTCGGATCGGGTAAGGGGATGCCTTATTCACCTCTCGACTCCGCCATTATTGACATCATGAGGCCCCTTGTCCTGGAGTTGAAGGTTACTGAACCACTGGATAATGTGGTTGCTTGGGTAGAGATAACAAAGCCGGATCTGGTGCTAGTCCTGGATGGCATGCTGTTTCCAGTCGAACAGATCGATGCGATTCGGGCAAAAGGCGTGCAGACCGCGCTTTGGTTAACCGACGACCCTTATTATACAGACGTTACAGTAGGCTTTGCTCCGCATTATGATCACGTCTTTACCCTTGAGCTGAACTGCGTCACTTTTTATAAGGAGCACGGTTGTTCGAACGTGCACTACCTTCCTCTCGGTGTGCATCCCGGGTGGTTCTGTCCCAGGGCCACTAACTTGATGAACCGCAGGGAGATTTGTTTTGTGGGCTCCGGTTACTGGAAGCGGGTTGAGTTGTTTGATCAAATAGCGCCTTACCTTAAGGGACGCGATGTTTGCATTAGCGGCTTATGGTGGGATCGGCTGAAAGCATACAGACTCCTCAAAGACAAGATAAGGCTCAATCATTGGATGGGAGCCGAGGAGACAGCAGGCTTTTATAATGGAACGAAAATCGTCATCAATCTTCATCGTTCCCATGATGACGGAACCTTCAATTACAACAGCCGGTTGATCAAGGCGGTCTCGCCCAATCCTCGAACTTTTGAAATTTCCGCTTGCGGTGTACTGCAGCTCACTGATGTGCGTGATGATCTGGCAAGTTTTTATAAGCCGGGCCGGGATCTTGCAACCTTTGGATCGGCTGAAGAGCTGGTTGAGCAAATCGACTATTATTTGACGCATGAGGAGCAGCACCTACAAGTCGCTTTGCAGGGGCTTCGAAGCACGATGGAACAGCACACCTTCGCCCATCGATTAACTCAGCTGTTTCAAACCGTGTTCAAGTAATTTTGCAGCGAAATGAGGTAATTAGGGATGGTCGTTAGGAAAACTGCGAGGAAGAAAAGTATGCTTTTAAAAAGTAGAAAATCCATTAAAAAGCCGCGGGTGCTGAGCAAACGGAGGAGAAGAGAGTTGTTTAATAAGGCGTTTAACCAAGCCTATGATCAAGGGTTCCATAAGGGATATGCCCAAGGGCTGGAAGATGCCGATAAGACCATATAGGCTCGAGAATGGGTACTGCTTCTTAAGATGTACAAATGACGGGGGTTTAATTGTCGTGCCCCGCGAGATACCGTCCTAATATACTGTACTACTGAGGTGAGGGGGCAAATCTCCATGAAATTGTTACTTTTTTCTCATTTATGCTCTCAAAGCCATATAACCGGAGCGGAAAAGCTGCTGTTGTTCATGGTGCAAGAGCTGAGATCTGATCACGAATGTGTCATGGTTGTACCCAACGAAGGCGTACTGTCAAAAGAAGCATCCCTCAGAGGAATTCGCGTGATTGTCATGTATTATCCTCTGCTGCTGTCGACCTACCAACCAGGCCCATGGCTTTTCGGTGACTTGCAAAGACTGCTGCAGGAGGATGCCTACCGTACTCTTGCGTCCTTGCTGCTTGCGGAAGAGCCGGATGCCGTTCTGGCCAATACTTGTGTCAACGCGCTTCCCGCAGCAGCAGCCAAAACACTCGGAATTCCCGTTGCATGGATGATTACGGAAACCATGATGGAGAACGAATATATCCATCTATCGGTAGATCTTATTGATCGTTATTCGGATTGGATAATCGGTATTTCCCGCAGCACCCTGCGCTTTTTCCAGCATGAAAAGCTTGGCCCCAAATTATGCACATTATTTCCTTCATGGCGAATGGATGAACTGAACACGGCGACGTGGCCCAGCCATCGCATCAACAAGCGGACGGAATGGGGTGTTGGCGAACAAGAGCAGGTAGTGGGATACGTTTCCTCGGATATTTATCCAAATAAGGGACTTGAACATTTTATCCAGATGAGTCTTGCAATTGGAAATGCGATGGAGCACGTTCATTTTTTCATTATCGGCAAGCCGACAGACCTTGGCTATTACGGGTATTGCCTGCAGTTGATCGAACAATCCGGCTTCGCTTCACGGTTTCATATCTCTCCGTTTGAGCAGCACATCGAGGGGTTCTATCCGGCTTTGGATGTGGCGGTCATTCCGAGTCTTTTAAATGAAGGGTTTGGCATGACGGCTCTTGAAGGCATGGTGTTTGCGAAGCCGGTGGTGGCTTATCGTTCCGGAGGCTTGGAGGAAATTTTAACCATGACAGGCAATGCCGCTTTTCTTGCAGAGAAAGGAAATACGAATGAATTAATAAGCAAGGTGCATAGGCTGCTTGAAAATCCGCAGCTCCGCAAGGAAGTGGGAGAACGAAACGGAGAAGAGGCTCAGCGGGTGTTTGGTATTGTACCTTACCGGGCAAGGCTGAAGGAATGGTTCCTTGCGATGAAGACCCATCAGAAAGCACCAGCTTCAGTTCTTCAAACCATGAATTCAACTGAGCTTCACGACCCCTCCTCCTTATTGATATGCGGCCAAGGTCCAACGGTATATTTACTCCATAGCGGCGTGCGGTATCCAATCCCATCCGAGTCTCGATTTAAAGCCTTGGGTTATTCCTTTGATAGAGTTTTTACGCTGCCTGATGATAAGCTTGACCATTTTGATCAAGGTCAACCCATAGCTGGATTAGAAGAACACGCCAAAGTCAGTAAAAAGCACAAGAGACGATCTTCACGCAAGCGCCGCAGAACGGTTATTAAGAAAAAGAAGCGACCCTTGCGTAAAAAATTTATTAAAACCAAGAAATCCACCAGGATCTCCAAACGTGTGAGCACGAAAGTGCGGAGCCGGATATCTGTGAAGAGAAGGGCGGGTTGAGTGATGAAAGTGATGACCATTCTTGGCACAAGACCTGAAATCATACGTCTCAGCTTGATTATTCCCTTGATGGATCAATTGGCGGAAAAGCATGTGCTCGTGCATACAGGGCAAAATTTTACTTACAGCTTAAGCGATGTATTCTTTGATCAGCTTCAGCTGCGTCAACCGGATTATACGCTTCGCTATGAGCAGCACTCGCTCGGAGCTCAGCTTTCCGTCATGTTCGGTGATGTGGAGAAGCTGCTGCTTCACGAAAAACCCGATAAGGTGCTGCTTCTCGGAGACACGAACAGTGCACTTTGCGCCATATTGGCTGAACGGTTAGGGTTCCCTGTCATCCATATGGAAGCGGGCAACCGCTGCTTCGATCTCGATGTGCCTGAGGAGAAAAACCGTAAAGTCATCGACGCCATTTCTTCGATCAACATGCCTTACACGAGGCAAAGCAAGGAAAACCTCCTGCGGGAAGGGGTTCCGTGCCATCGCATCGTCGTTACAGGCAATCCGATTTATGAAGTGCTTAAACATTATGAATCCCAAATCGAACAAAGCCAAATCCTGGAGCAGCTTGGACTCATCGCTAATCAATATTTTCTGGTAACCGCGCACCGGGCCGAAAATGTGGATGATTCTTTGCGTTTACAGGAAATTTGTGAAGGCTTGAACCGGGTGGCCGAACAGTTCGGACAAAGGATGATATGCAGCCTGCATCCGCGAACAAAGTCGAGAATCGCGTCTGCTGCCTCGCTCGTCCTTCATCCCCTCGTTGAACTGTATGAGCCTTTTGGCTTTTTCGATTTCGTGAAGCTCGAGAAGGAAGCGCGCTGCGCGATTACCGACAGCGGTACGGTTCAGGAGGAATGCTGTATCTTACGCATTCCGACCGTCACGATTCGCCAAAGCACGGAACGTCCGGAGACGGTGGAGTGCGGCAGCAACACAGTTTCCGGTGTCGATGCAGGGCAAATAGCCAAAGCGGTGCAACTGATGGTCCAGCTGGGCGCGAATTGGCAATGCCCACAGGGCTATGAGGACACAGATGTCTCATTTAAAGTGGTCAAATATGTTTTGGGAGGAAAACATCATGTTTCGTGATAGTGCGATTTTGGTTACAGGAGGAACCGGTTCATGGGGATACGAGCTTGTGCGGCAGCTGCTCAAGACTAAGCCGAAGAAAATTGTCATTTTTTCCAGAAACGAATCCAGCCAAGTCGCCATGAAGCGTGAGTTTGAGGATGAAAGACTGATATTTTGCATCGGGGATGTAAGGGATAAGGATGCGCTCATCAAAGCTTGCCAGGGCATCGAATATGTGTTTCATCTAGCAGCGTTAAAGCACGTTCCTGTCTGTGAGGACCATCCCAACGAAGCATTAAAAACGAATGTGATCGGTACACAAAACTTGATTGAAGCAGCCATTGAAAACAAGGTGAAGAAGGTTATTAATATTTCCACGGATAAAGCAGCCAATCCCTCGAACTTTTACGGGATGACCAAGGCCATAGGGGAGAAGCTGATTGTTCTCGCCAACCGGATGCATACCGATACCAAGTTCGTCTGCGTGAGAAGCGGCAATGTGCTGGGCTCCAACGGCAGTGTTGTCCATTTGTTTATGAATCAAATCAAGCTCAAGAATCAAATCGGCATTACACACATGGAGATGACGCGCTTTTTTCTTACTTTGCAAGATGCCGTCCAATTGCTGCTGCGAGGAGCAGAGGAAAGCAATGGCGGAGAGATTTTTGTCATGAAGATGCCGACCTGCAAAATTGTCGATTTAGCTGAGGTATTAAAGGAAGCTATGGGCAAAGAGGATGTCCAAATTGTGGAGCTGGGTGTTCGGCCGGGAGAGAAGATTCACGAAATTCTATATTCCGATTATGAGAGCCAATCTATGTACATTTACGATAAAGACTATCTGGTTATTTTGCCAACCATTGAGATCCCGCTTCTGAGTCAGGTCTATGCATCCTGCCTGCCCGTGCAAGAAGAAATTTATTCTTCCCGGGACTCCTTGATGACGAAGGATGAAATTAAAAAAATGCTGATTATGGGCGGTTTTATCTCATGAGACTATTAATCCTTGGCGGGAATGGTATGGCTGGGCATATGCTGGTGGATTATTTTCGAAAAAGCTCCAATTACTCGGTTTTTTACTCCGTTAGAGATCGAAGCAGCATTCATGGATTAGTTGTAGACGCCAGGGATTCCGTACAAGTAGAAAAAATGATCGATGTCGTTGCACCCGATGTGATCATCAATGCTATCGGAATATTAAATGACCGTGCCGAGCGTAATGAGCTTGACGCCTTTTTGCTCAACGGGCTGTTTCCTCATCAGGTAAAAAGAATGGCGGATAAGGCCGGGAGCCGGTTCATTCATATCAGCTCCGATTGCGTCTTCTCCGGCGAGCTCGGCGGACATAGGGAAGATGATGTGCCTGACGGGCATACCACATATGCCCGCACCAAGGTACTTGGTGAAATCAAGGCCGAACGGCATTTGACGATCCGCACCTCGATTGTCGGTCCGGAAATCCGCGAGCAGGGAATCGGCTTGATGGATTGGTTTTTACGGCAGCAGGGCACCGTTAAAGGCTATCGGTTTGCGATTTGGAACGGAGTGACCACACTGGAGCTGGCCAAAGCGATACACCATATCATCGAGAGCCCGCTGTCCGGATTGCTGCATCTGACCGCTCCTGAATCCATCAGCAAGCTGGAGCTGCTTCTATTGTTTCAGCGTACTTTTAATAAGGAGGATGTGAAGATCGTTCCTGACGATGCGATTCGGCTGGATAGGACTCTGCTTCATACGCGGAAGGACTTCTTCTATGAGGTTCCCAGGTACGGCCGCATGTTGTCGGAGTTAAGGGAATGGATGAGAAACCGATGAAGCGGGGGACCATTCTGATAACCGGCGCGGGAGGCTTTACGGGCAGGCATGCCTGTGAGCAATTCAGCCGTTCTGGCTACGAGATCATTGCCGTCGTCCGAACAAAGCCCGAGGTTGCTCCCATTGGCTCACTTGCCGTATGCGATCTCACGGATCCTGAGCAAATCAACCATTTAATTGATCTGGCTAAGCCTGATTATGTGCTGCATCTGTCTGGAAGAAACAGCGTGCCGGAATCCTGGTTAAATCCGGTCGCTTATTTGGAAGCCAATATGCTCGCTACCCTTTATCTCTTGAATGCACTGCGGCCATTTCCCGATTGCCGAATTGTGATAGCCGGCTCCATGCTCAATTTCCCTCTTTCCGAAGATCCGCGCCCACCTCATCCTTACAGCCTAAGCAAAACCATGCAGGTATTTTTTACTAAATCGTGGCAGTATTTGTTCGATCAACAAATCCTTATTGCCCAGCCATCTAATTTAATCGGGCCCGGATTTTCAAACGGAGTTTGCGGGTTGCTGGCAAGAAAAATTGCCGCCCTTGAAAAGGGGATGGACGCGTCACCTTTTAAACTGTCCTCGCTCGTCGAGCGGAGAGATTATGTCGATGTTCGGGATGCCGTTGCCGCTTATGAGCGGGTCCTATTCCATGGAACACCTGGAAAGGTGTACTCGATTGGAACCGGCGCCACGAGTTCCTTAGAGGAGATGGTGAACGTATACGGAACCTTGACGGTTTGTTCTTTGCCTATTGAGATTGGCCAATCCGCGATTCCGAAGCAGCCTCATACTGTAGACATGGAACCCATGCGGAGTCTTGGGTGGACACCGGACATTCCCTTTAAGCAATCACTTAGCGATACATTGCAATTTTATCGAGATCAATCCTAGAACATGCAGCGGGAGTTGAATGTTGTATGATGCCAAAAGTGTCGATCGTCATCCCTTTTTACAACTGCCCCTATGTGGATCAGGCAATTGCCAGCGCGTTGGCACAGACGTATCCGAATGTAGAAGTCATTGTCGTGGATGATGGTTCCAATCAGCACTCGGAGCGAATTGTTCCTTTTTTGGACCGCACTCATTATATAGGCAAAGCTAACGGGGGTACAGCCAGCGCTCTGAACTGCGGAATCCACATGGCTTCCGGTGAATATGTAGCATGGCTTAGCTCTGACGATCTTTTTAAACCGAACAAGCTGGCTGTACAGATTCCTTTCATGCAAGAGAACGAGGCTCTGATCAGCTACACGCCCTTCGACAAAATTGACGGGACAGGCCAACTGCTGCAGTCTTCCATTGCTGTACGGTTTCCGAACCAAGCTGAGTTAATCCGCTCCTTTTTGGATGGTGATGCCATTAATGGATGTACCGTTGTGATGAAAAAGGAGCTTTGTGCCCAAGTGGGCATGTTTAACGAGAAACTCAACTACACGCACGATTATGATTTATGGATGCGAGTCGCGCTCGCTGGAATCCCGATTCATTTTCTTGACGAGTCGCTCATCATGTACCGCTGGCATGACCAAATGGGGACGCTGAAGCATAGTAAAGTGATTAAGCTCGAGACGCGATCGACCCGTAAACGATATTGCAAGCAGCTGAAGGGTTTGGTGAAACGATGGGAGGCTAGTCCTTGGCTTCCACCCCTTTGATGCACAAAAAGGTCTCTTCCCTAGAGCAGATTCAAATCTGCATTAAGGAAGAGACTTTTTTTTGTAGAATATCAGATCACGAGATGAACAGACGCCTCGTCCACCTACATGTGGAAGTCAGGGGGGGATCACAATTCAGGGCACCCCTAATTCTTATGAAATGACACCATTGAATCATTGCCTAAAAGAACACTGGTTGATCTTGTAGAACCTGGTTCAAACCTGCTGTTTTTTCCGAAGATACTCCTGGACATCGTTAACCCGGAAAGGTCGAGATAGGCATTTTCGAGGCAAATGCTGTTGGTTAACGTGCCATTTAACACTGTACACCTGTCAGCTATGGAAACATTGGGCCCGATGGACACATTTTTCAAAATACATCCATTTCCGATAAGTACAGGCCCGTTCAAGGTACAGTTTTCCAGTACAGTCCCGTTGCCAATCTTCTCTGTTGTTGCGGACAACAGCTTTTCATTAGCCTCCAACCATCGTTCCGGCGTGCCAATGTCAAAAAAAGGGCGCTTTGTAATACAGTAAGCAAGTTTGAGTCCACTGGAGATCATTTGCTGCATAGCATCTGTTATCTCATATTCCCCTCTGGAGGAAGGGGAAATACACCTTATAGCATCGAACACTCTGCTGCTGAAGGCATACATTCCAATGATTGCCAAATTACTTTTTGGATTATCCGGCTTTTCCTCCAACCGGACTATAAGGTTGTCTGATATTACTGCGACGCCGAACTCTTTCGGATTATCAACGGGAGAAAGCATCATTGCTCCGTCATGTTCGGCAAAAGCCTCTAGCAGCTCCTGAACAGGTACCGTAATGAGGTTATCCCCAAGTATCAGGATAAAAGGATCTTCCCCCAAAAACTCCTCAGCAGAAAGCAAGGCGTTGGCGATGCCTAACGGCGCGGTCTGATACAAAAACGTCACCTGTACGGATCGGGGTATTTTCGCTAAGTA includes:
- a CDS encoding sugar phosphate nucleotidyltransferase, with the protein product MKGVVLAAGLGTRLLPLTQIINKQMLPIGQYPMIYYSIKKLADNGIRDILLIIGGQCLGMFLDYLGSGEKWNVRLTYKIQEQPLGIAHALAFAEGFVLPGEKFVVLLGDNLFADPLQPFMKYFEQREGAMVLLKEVDDPCRYGVPFIEDDSIVAIVEKPDTPFSNYAVTGIYFYDSSVFDKIRILQKSARGEMEITDVNNIYAKQGMLRFQQLKGWWIDAGTHESLVEAAHLIREENP
- the rfbD gene encoding dTDP-4-dehydrorhamnose reductase — its product is MKILVTGAGGQLGYDLIRVLSRHYEVVAASREELDVTDAGAVTNTLRHVLPEIVIHAAAYTSVDLAEDEVDQAYQVNAIGTWNVATEAHAIGAKLVYISTDYVFDGMKDGLYDELDKPNPLNVYGNSKLLGEKFAAMLCSRLFIVRTSWLYSAKGRNFVTKVMDMSKNLAQISMVTDQIGSPTYGLDLAHFICELIGSEKYGIYHASNQGCCSRYDFAQEILKYMESKPASIIPIRAESLKHAAPRPTNSALSHQAIRLNGLTPLRDWRQALRHYLLHEDEVDLPKLVT
- a CDS encoding DUF3880 domain-containing protein, whose translation is MKKSRLEVSADGAKKGFRLGWEHGYQLGCSKGILELLPPAHVTVNEIRVLFIPQGFEAIDQGVILGLQQTAGEFFVVGAEDMVQRAMELKPDLVLVLNGLHVFPAEHLDHVDQVKAMGIKTAIWFADDPYFTDLTAAYASRYDFIFTHERSCVSLYQELGCRRVYYLPLAVNPLIYHPMQVDSSYRTDICFIGNAFPNRIELFDQLAHYLADKKVMIAGSQWDQLAHYPMLKNSIRLEWIPIEETVKYYNGAKIVINLHRSASESGYSRNTRNIPARSINPRTYEISACGAFQLTDLREDLTELYTPGFDIVSYQSADELIGQMDYYLRHEKKRRRIALRGLKQTHSNHTFGARLSLLLQEVQQWH
- a CDS encoding glycosyltransferase, with the translated sequence MALKLDKDSLPEKEKRRQERGYRLGFEEGYRVGACNAIVKRALPFQPSQTWNRRILYVGSGKGMPYSPLDSAIIDIMRPLVLELKVTEPLDNVVAWVEITKPDLVLVLDGMLFPVEQIDAIRAKGVQTALWLTDDPYYTDVTVGFAPHYDHVFTLELNCVTFYKEHGCSNVHYLPLGVHPGWFCPRATNLMNRREICFVGSGYWKRVELFDQIAPYLKGRDVCISGLWWDRLKAYRLLKDKIRLNHWMGAEETAGFYNGTKIVINLHRSHDDGTFNYNSRLIKAVSPNPRTFEISACGVLQLTDVRDDLASFYKPGRDLATFGSAEELVEQIDYYLTHEEQHLQVALQGLRSTMEQHTFAHRLTQLFQTVFK
- a CDS encoding glycosyltransferase family 4 protein; translation: MKLLLFSHLCSQSHITGAEKLLLFMVQELRSDHECVMVVPNEGVLSKEASLRGIRVIVMYYPLLLSTYQPGPWLFGDLQRLLQEDAYRTLASLLLAEEPDAVLANTCVNALPAAAAKTLGIPVAWMITETMMENEYIHLSVDLIDRYSDWIIGISRSTLRFFQHEKLGPKLCTLFPSWRMDELNTATWPSHRINKRTEWGVGEQEQVVGYVSSDIYPNKGLEHFIQMSLAIGNAMEHVHFFIIGKPTDLGYYGYCLQLIEQSGFASRFHISPFEQHIEGFYPALDVAVIPSLLNEGFGMTALEGMVFAKPVVAYRSGGLEEILTMTGNAAFLAEKGNTNELISKVHRLLENPQLRKEVGERNGEEAQRVFGIVPYRARLKEWFLAMKTHQKAPASVLQTMNSTELHDPSSLLICGQGPTVYLLHSGVRYPIPSESRFKALGYSFDRVFTLPDDKLDHFDQGQPIAGLEEHAKVSKKHKRRSSRKRRRTVIKKKKRPLRKKFIKTKKSTRISKRVSTKVRSRISVKRRAG
- the wecB gene encoding UDP-N-acetylglucosamine 2-epimerase (non-hydrolyzing) produces the protein MKVMTILGTRPEIIRLSLIIPLMDQLAEKHVLVHTGQNFTYSLSDVFFDQLQLRQPDYTLRYEQHSLGAQLSVMFGDVEKLLLHEKPDKVLLLGDTNSALCAILAERLGFPVIHMEAGNRCFDLDVPEEKNRKVIDAISSINMPYTRQSKENLLREGVPCHRIVVTGNPIYEVLKHYESQIEQSQILEQLGLIANQYFLVTAHRAENVDDSLRLQEICEGLNRVAEQFGQRMICSLHPRTKSRIASAASLVLHPLVELYEPFGFFDFVKLEKEARCAITDSGTVQEECCILRIPTVTIRQSTERPETVECGSNTVSGVDAGQIAKAVQLMVQLGANWQCPQGYEDTDVSFKVVKYVLGGKHHVS
- a CDS encoding SDR family NAD(P)-dependent oxidoreductase codes for the protein MFRDSAILVTGGTGSWGYELVRQLLKTKPKKIVIFSRNESSQVAMKREFEDERLIFCIGDVRDKDALIKACQGIEYVFHLAALKHVPVCEDHPNEALKTNVIGTQNLIEAAIENKVKKVINISTDKAANPSNFYGMTKAIGEKLIVLANRMHTDTKFVCVRSGNVLGSNGSVVHLFMNQIKLKNQIGITHMEMTRFFLTLQDAVQLLLRGAEESNGGEIFVMKMPTCKIVDLAEVLKEAMGKEDVQIVELGVRPGEKIHEILYSDYESQSMYIYDKDYLVILPTIEIPLLSQVYASCLPVQEEIYSSRDSLMTKDEIKKMLIMGGFIS
- a CDS encoding SDR family oxidoreductase — translated: MRLLILGGNGMAGHMLVDYFRKSSNYSVFYSVRDRSSIHGLVVDARDSVQVEKMIDVVAPDVIINAIGILNDRAERNELDAFLLNGLFPHQVKRMADKAGSRFIHISSDCVFSGELGGHREDDVPDGHTTYARTKVLGEIKAERHLTIRTSIVGPEIREQGIGLMDWFLRQQGTVKGYRFAIWNGVTTLELAKAIHHIIESPLSGLLHLTAPESISKLELLLLFQRTFNKEDVKIVPDDAIRLDRTLLHTRKDFFYEVPRYGRMLSELREWMRNR
- a CDS encoding NAD-dependent epimerase/dehydratase family protein, whose amino-acid sequence is MDEKPMKRGTILITGAGGFTGRHACEQFSRSGYEIIAVVRTKPEVAPIGSLAVCDLTDPEQINHLIDLAKPDYVLHLSGRNSVPESWLNPVAYLEANMLATLYLLNALRPFPDCRIVIAGSMLNFPLSEDPRPPHPYSLSKTMQVFFTKSWQYLFDQQILIAQPSNLIGPGFSNGVCGLLARKIAALEKGMDASPFKLSSLVERRDYVDVRDAVAAYERVLFHGTPGKVYSIGTGATSSLEEMVNVYGTLTVCSLPIEIGQSAIPKQPHTVDMEPMRSLGWTPDIPFKQSLSDTLQFYRDQS
- a CDS encoding glycosyltransferase, whose translation is MMPKVSIVIPFYNCPYVDQAIASALAQTYPNVEVIVVDDGSNQHSERIVPFLDRTHYIGKANGGTASALNCGIHMASGEYVAWLSSDDLFKPNKLAVQIPFMQENEALISYTPFDKIDGTGQLLQSSIAVRFPNQAELIRSFLDGDAINGCTVVMKKELCAQVGMFNEKLNYTHDYDLWMRVALAGIPIHFLDESLIMYRWHDQMGTLKHSKVIKLETRSTRKRYCKQLKGLVKRWEASPWLPPL
- a CDS encoding sugar phosphate nucleotidyltransferase, with product MKGLILCAGKGKRLRPFTHSLPKTLLPVLNQPILIQCIQLLEESGITDIGIVVRPDQKPIIEYLAKIPRSVQVTFLYQTAPLGIANALLSAEEFLGEDPFILILGDNLITVPVQELLEAFAEHDGAMMLSPVDNPKEFGVAVISDNLIVRLEEKPDNPKSNLAIIGMYAFSSRVFDAIRCISPSSRGEYEITDAMQQMISSGLKLAYCITKRPFFDIGTPERWLEANEKLLSATTEKIGNGTVLENCTLNGPVLIGNGCILKNVSIGPNVSIADRCTVLNGTLTNSICLENAYLDLSGLTMSRSIFGKNSRFEPGSTRSTSVLLGNDSMVSFHKN